A window of the Halopseudomonas phragmitis genome harbors these coding sequences:
- a CDS encoding efflux RND transporter permease subunit has translation MSKHHQETAPLIERLIFNNRIFVLLLFTLLTLFFGYQAAQVKPDTSFEKMIPLKHPYIVNMIEHQDDLSGLGNSIRIAVAIKDGDIFSTEYMETLKRINDEVFFLPGVDRSNMRSLWTPNVRWTAVTEYGFDGGPVANQPAYLTEEHLEELRENILKSGEIGRLVANNFKSSIIEVPLQESYPNPDNQSELIRLDYGEFSRLLEEKIRSEFQGENPNISVHIVGFAKKVGDLIEGIIKVVGFFGAALLITFVLLLLFTRCLKSSLTTLVCSVIAVVWQLGLLRSMGFGLDPYSILVPFLVFAIGISHGVQIINGMAIEYTHADDANTAARRAFRALYIPGIVALVSDAVGFVTLLLIEIEVIRELGIAASVGVGVIILTNLILLPILMSYIGISKAAVKRKRELAARPQKMWLTVAKFAHPTVAPVSVVLAILAFGFGIYYGKNVEIGDLDPGAPELRADSRYNLDNDFIISNYSTSSDILVVMVSTPTEMCSAYETMDAIDQLEWKMVNLPGVQSTVSLVTVAKQVIMGNNEGNLKWQALSRNQDNLNNAISRAPTGMFNSDCSLAPVMVFLEDHKADTLKRATAAVEAFAAEQNTETLEFKLAAGNAGIEAATNVVIEKSQLKMLLTVYAVVIFMCLITFRSIRAVLCIIIPLALTSVLANALMAFLGIGVKVATLPVIALGVGIGVDYGIYIYSRLETYLRQGLPLQEAYYETLKTTGKAVTFTGFTLAIGVATWIFSAIKFQADMGILLTFMFLWNMFGALWLLPALARFLIRPEKLRNGE, from the coding sequence ATGTCCAAGCATCATCAGGAAACCGCGCCACTCATTGAGCGGTTAATTTTCAACAACCGAATTTTCGTGTTGTTGTTGTTTACCCTGCTGACCCTGTTCTTCGGCTATCAGGCCGCCCAGGTCAAGCCGGATACCAGCTTCGAGAAGATGATTCCTCTCAAGCACCCCTATATCGTCAATATGATCGAGCATCAGGATGACCTGTCCGGTCTCGGTAACTCGATCCGGATTGCTGTGGCGATCAAGGATGGCGATATCTTCTCCACCGAGTACATGGAAACCCTCAAGCGCATCAACGACGAGGTGTTCTTCCTGCCGGGTGTGGACCGCTCGAACATGCGTTCGCTGTGGACTCCGAACGTACGCTGGACCGCAGTGACCGAATACGGTTTCGACGGTGGTCCGGTAGCCAACCAGCCTGCCTATCTAACCGAGGAGCATCTTGAGGAACTGCGCGAGAACATCCTCAAGTCCGGTGAAATTGGCCGTCTGGTAGCGAACAACTTCAAGTCGAGCATCATCGAGGTGCCGCTGCAGGAGTCATATCCGAATCCGGACAACCAGAGCGAGCTGATCCGCCTGGATTACGGCGAGTTCTCGCGCCTGCTGGAAGAAAAAATTCGCAGCGAGTTCCAGGGTGAGAACCCGAACATCAGTGTTCACATCGTCGGCTTCGCCAAGAAAGTCGGTGACCTGATCGAAGGTATCATCAAGGTCGTTGGTTTCTTCGGCGCCGCATTGCTGATCACCTTTGTCCTGCTGCTGCTGTTTACCCGCTGCCTCAAGAGCTCGCTGACGACCCTGGTTTGCTCGGTAATTGCTGTTGTCTGGCAGTTGGGTCTGTTGCGCAGCATGGGCTTCGGGCTTGATCCGTACTCGATTCTGGTGCCGTTCCTGGTCTTTGCCATCGGTATCTCCCACGGTGTGCAGATCATCAACGGTATGGCGATCGAATATACCCACGCCGATGACGCCAACACTGCCGCACGTCGGGCATTTCGCGCTCTGTACATTCCGGGTATCGTGGCCCTGGTGTCCGACGCCGTAGGTTTCGTGACCCTGCTGCTGATCGAGATCGAGGTTATCCGCGAGCTGGGTATCGCTGCCTCTGTGGGTGTTGGTGTGATCATCCTCACCAACCTGATTCTGTTGCCGATCCTGATGTCCTACATTGGTATCAGCAAGGCCGCCGTCAAGCGCAAGCGTGAGCTGGCTGCACGCCCGCAGAAAATGTGGCTGACCGTTGCCAAGTTCGCTCACCCGACCGTGGCCCCGGTATCGGTAGTTCTGGCCATCCTGGCCTTTGGCTTCGGTATCTATTACGGCAAGAATGTCGAGATCGGCGACCTGGACCCGGGTGCTCCGGAACTGCGGGCGGATTCACGCTACAACCTCGACAACGACTTCATCATCAGCAACTACTCGACCAGTTCCGACATCCTGGTGGTCATGGTCAGTACGCCGACCGAAATGTGTTCGGCTTACGAAACCATGGATGCCATCGATCAGTTGGAGTGGAAGATGGTCAACCTGCCGGGCGTTCAGTCCACCGTTTCTCTGGTGACTGTGGCCAAGCAGGTGATCATGGGCAACAACGAGGGCAACCTGAAGTGGCAGGCGCTGTCGCGTAACCAGGACAACCTGAACAACGCGATCAGCCGTGCCCCGACCGGTATGTTCAACTCCGATTGCTCGCTGGCACCGGTGATGGTGTTCCTGGAGGATCACAAGGCCGATACCCTCAAACGCGCCACGGCAGCTGTCGAGGCGTTCGCTGCCGAGCAGAACACCGAGACTCTGGAGTTCAAGCTGGCTGCCGGTAATGCTGGTATCGAGGCTGCCACCAACGTGGTGATCGAGAAGTCCCAGCTGAAGATGCTGCTGACCGTTTACGCGGTGGTGATCTTCATGTGTCTGATCACCTTCCGTTCGATCCGTGCGGTACTGTGTATCATCATCCCGCTGGCGCTGACCTCGGTCCTGGCCAATGCGCTGATGGCGTTCCTGGGGATTGGCGTGAAGGTAGCGACCTTGCCGGTAATTGCTCTGGGTGTCGGGATCGGTGTCGACTACGGCATCTATATCTACAGCCGTCTGGAGACCTACCTGCGTCAAGGCCTGCCGCTGCAGGAAGCCTACTATGAGACCCTGAAGACCACTGGTAAGGCGGTGACCTTCACCGGCTTCACTCTGGCCATCGGTGTGGCGACCTGGATTTTCTCGGCGATCAAGTTCCAGGCTGACATGGGCATCCTGCTGACCTTCATGTTCTTGTGGAACATGTTCGGTGCCCTGTGGCTGCTGCCAGCTCTGGCACGCTTCCTGATTCGTCCGGAGAAACTGCGTAACGGCGAATAA
- a CDS encoding YCF48-related protein → MREPIERHAPSYAKARHGGQPGSGRKLSLSRQILTALGLSTALTCLPVAVAHAQPTLDDVQPAVMSAIAHRTLLLDVARAGDRLVAVGTRGHIVYSDDNGQTWTQAPSPVRQVLTAVYFADEQHGWAVGHDALILHSSDGGESWELQYRDPALSDPDEVDSLLERPLMDVWFRDAQTGFAVGAYGIFLRTDDGGQNWDDVSFDIDNEDGFHYNAISAIPDTGLFLVGEMGTMYRSFDFGDTWETLEDLPYDGSWFGVSGTTEPEVVLTWGLRGNMYRSDDFGDTWEQVELNTPNNGPLEATLSGGHLSDDGRLVVVGLGGTVVSSSDNGRSFEVMTRPDRMALASAKPLPDGSVLLLGQRGAMKAAANGLNPGN, encoded by the coding sequence ATGCGTGAGCCCATCGAGCGGCACGCTCCGTCCTATGCTAAGGCCCGTCACGGCGGCCAACCTGGCAGCGGGCGTAAACTATCGTTATCTCGTCAGATCCTGACGGCTCTGGGCCTCTCGACCGCCTTGACCTGTCTGCCCGTCGCCGTGGCTCATGCTCAGCCCACTCTCGATGATGTTCAACCCGCTGTGATGTCTGCCATTGCCCATCGCACTCTGCTGCTGGATGTCGCGCGTGCCGGTGATCGTCTGGTTGCCGTAGGCACCCGCGGTCACATCGTCTATTCCGATGACAACGGTCAGACCTGGACCCAGGCCCCGTCGCCGGTGCGCCAGGTGCTCACGGCGGTATATTTCGCCGATGAGCAACACGGCTGGGCCGTGGGGCACGATGCTCTGATCCTGCACAGCAGCGACGGTGGCGAAAGCTGGGAGCTGCAGTACCGGGATCCGGCGTTGTCCGACCCGGACGAAGTGGACTCCTTGCTTGAGCGGCCGTTGATGGATGTCTGGTTCCGTGACGCCCAGACCGGTTTTGCAGTCGGCGCCTATGGCATCTTCCTGCGTACCGACGATGGTGGCCAGAACTGGGATGATGTGTCTTTCGATATCGACAACGAAGACGGCTTCCACTACAACGCCATCTCTGCCATTCCCGACACCGGCCTGTTCCTGGTTGGTGAAATGGGCACCATGTACCGCTCCTTTGATTTCGGCGATACCTGGGAAACCCTCGAAGACTTGCCCTATGACGGTTCCTGGTTCGGCGTGTCCGGCACCACCGAGCCCGAAGTTGTCCTGACCTGGGGCCTGCGTGGCAACATGTACCGCTCCGATGATTTTGGTGACACCTGGGAGCAAGTTGAGCTGAACACTCCGAACAACGGTCCGCTGGAAGCGACCCTGTCCGGTGGCCACCTCTCCGATGACGGCCGCCTGGTGGTGGTTGGTCTGGGCGGGACTGTGGTGTCCAGCAGCGACAACGGTCGCAGCTTCGAGGTCATGACCCGTCCCGATCGCATGGCTCTGGCCTCTGCCAAACCGCTGCCGGATGGCAGTGTGTTGCTGCTCGGTCAGCGCGGCGCCATGAAAGCCGCTGCCAACGGTCTGAACCCAGGCAACTGA
- the pepN gene encoding aminopeptidase N, protein MRTEQPKTIYLKDYQQPDYWIDETHLTFELFEDHALVHSRLALRLNADKPQKTLPPLVLDGQQLQLLSVALDDQSLAEGDYQVDTHSLSLQPTGAQFELALTTRIEPQNNTALEGLYKSGGMFCTQCEAEGFRKITYYLDRPDVMSRFTTTVIADKGDYPVLLSNGNPIAAGEHEAGRHWATWEDPFPKPAYLFALVAGDLVLIQDSFTTVSGREIDLRIYVEPENREQCGHAMDSLKRSMRWDEQVYGREYDLDIFMIVAVNDFNMGAMENKGLNIFNSSCVLAHPDTATDLAFQRVEAVVAHEYFHNWSGNRVTCRDWFQLSLKEGFTVFRDAEFSADMNSRTVKRIEDVTFLRANQFAEDAGPMAHPVRPDSFIEISNFYTLTVYEKGAEVVRMLHTLCGAEGFRKGTDLYFERHDGQAVTCDDFVKALEDANGLDFSQFKRWYSQAGTPRLEVHGHWDAATGQFSLLCKQSCPPTPGQSEKLPFVIPLRMALLDSEGQEMPLKLVSDSAARGNETVLAVTEAEQVFTFEGLTEEPLPSLLRGFSAPVKLSYPYSRDDRVFLAKHDPDGFNRWEACQALAVDVMQGLVGIHQAGRPLLADQRLIEVYRSLLADETLDPAMVAEMLRLPSEAYLVELAEVADVEAIHLVRETLRRELALALRSEMLMRWRQLNIAEPYSAEAAAMARRSLKNTLLGYLMIEAGDDMLAACVRQFVEANNMTDRQAALVALVNSPFEEAKQAALAQFAERWQGYPLVMDQWFSVQATCGLPGALERVEALMQHPAFNLRNPNKVRALIGAFANQNLVGFHRADGAGYRFLAERIIELNALNPQIASRLTTPLTRWRKFDSARQGLMRAELERIMALEGLSPDVYEVVSKSLA, encoded by the coding sequence ATGCGTACTGAACAACCGAAGACCATCTACCTCAAGGACTACCAGCAGCCCGACTACTGGATCGACGAGACCCATTTGACCTTCGAGCTGTTCGAGGATCATGCCTTGGTGCACAGTCGTTTGGCGCTGCGCCTGAATGCCGACAAGCCGCAGAAAACCTTGCCACCACTGGTGCTGGACGGCCAGCAGTTGCAGTTGTTGAGCGTCGCGCTGGATGACCAGTCGCTGGCCGAAGGCGACTACCAGGTGGATACCCACAGCCTGAGCCTGCAACCGACCGGCGCGCAGTTCGAGCTGGCCCTGACCACCCGTATCGAGCCGCAGAACAACACGGCGCTGGAAGGCCTGTACAAGTCCGGCGGCATGTTCTGCACCCAGTGCGAAGCCGAGGGTTTTCGCAAGATCACCTATTACCTGGATCGCCCGGATGTGATGAGCCGCTTTACCACTACGGTGATCGCTGACAAGGGTGACTATCCGGTGCTGCTGTCCAATGGCAATCCGATTGCCGCTGGCGAGCATGAGGCCGGTCGTCATTGGGCTACCTGGGAGGATCCGTTCCCCAAACCGGCCTATCTGTTTGCCCTGGTGGCCGGTGATCTGGTGCTAATTCAGGATAGTTTCACCACTGTGAGCGGCCGGGAAATCGACCTGCGTATCTATGTCGAGCCGGAGAATCGCGAGCAGTGCGGGCATGCGATGGACAGCCTGAAACGCTCGATGCGTTGGGATGAGCAAGTCTATGGTCGCGAGTATGACCTGGACATCTTCATGATCGTCGCGGTCAACGACTTCAACATGGGCGCGATGGAGAACAAGGGGTTGAACATCTTCAACTCCAGTTGCGTACTGGCCCACCCCGATACCGCCACCGATCTGGCCTTTCAGCGGGTCGAGGCCGTAGTCGCGCATGAGTACTTCCACAACTGGTCGGGCAACCGGGTGACCTGTCGCGACTGGTTCCAGTTGTCGCTCAAGGAAGGTTTCACCGTGTTCCGCGATGCCGAGTTCAGCGCCGATATGAACTCGCGCACGGTCAAGCGTATCGAGGACGTAACCTTCCTGCGTGCCAATCAGTTCGCCGAGGATGCCGGCCCGATGGCCCATCCGGTGCGCCCGGATTCCTTTATCGAGATTTCCAACTTCTACACCCTGACGGTCTACGAGAAGGGTGCCGAAGTGGTGCGTATGCTGCATACCCTGTGCGGGGCTGAGGGGTTTCGCAAGGGCACCGACCTGTATTTTGAGCGTCATGACGGCCAGGCGGTGACCTGCGATGACTTCGTCAAGGCGCTGGAAGATGCCAACGGCCTGGATTTCAGCCAGTTCAAACGCTGGTACAGCCAGGCCGGCACCCCGCGGCTGGAGGTTCACGGTCATTGGGATGCCGCCACTGGTCAGTTCAGCCTACTATGCAAGCAAAGCTGCCCGCCGACCCCCGGTCAGAGCGAGAAATTGCCCTTCGTGATTCCTCTGCGCATGGCGCTGCTGGACAGCGAAGGCCAGGAAATGCCACTGAAGCTGGTGAGTGACTCTGCCGCACGTGGTAACGAAACGGTGCTGGCGGTGACCGAGGCCGAGCAGGTGTTCACCTTTGAAGGCCTTACCGAGGAACCTCTGCCGTCGCTACTGCGCGGTTTTTCCGCACCGGTCAAGCTGAGCTATCCCTACAGCCGTGATGATCGGGTGTTTCTGGCCAAGCATGACCCGGATGGCTTCAACCGCTGGGAAGCCTGCCAGGCCCTGGCGGTGGATGTGATGCAGGGGCTGGTTGGCATTCATCAGGCCGGCCGCCCGTTGCTGGCGGATCAGCGGCTGATCGAGGTTTACCGCAGTCTGCTGGCCGATGAAACACTGGATCCGGCGATGGTGGCCGAGATGCTGCGTCTGCCGTCTGAAGCCTATCTGGTCGAACTGGCCGAGGTTGCCGATGTTGAGGCGATTCATCTGGTGCGTGAGACGCTGCGGCGTGAGCTGGCCCTGGCGCTGCGCAGCGAGATGTTGATGCGCTGGCGGCAACTGAATATCGCTGAGCCCTACAGCGCCGAGGCGGCCGCCATGGCGCGGCGCAGCCTGAAGAATACCCTGCTCGGTTATCTGATGATCGAGGCCGGCGACGACATGCTGGCGGCCTGTGTGCGCCAGTTTGTCGAGGCCAATAACATGACCGATCGCCAGGCAGCGCTGGTGGCGTTGGTCAATTCACCGTTCGAGGAGGCCAAGCAGGCGGCGCTGGCTCAGTTTGCCGAGCGCTGGCAGGGCTATCCTCTGGTCATGGACCAGTGGTTCAGCGTGCAGGCCACCTGCGGGTTGCCGGGCGCGCTGGAGCGGGTCGAAGCGCTGATGCAGCATCCGGCCTTCAATCTGCGCAATCCGAACAAGGTCCGGGCGCTGATCGGGGCCTTCGCCAACCAGAATCTGGTCGGTTTTCATCGCGCCGATGGGGCAGGGTACCGCTTCCTGGCCGAGCGAATCATCGAACTGAATGCGCTGAACCCGCAAATTGCCTCGCGCCTGACCACGCCGTTGACCCGCTGGCGCAAGTTCGACAGTGCCCGGCAAGGCCTGATGCGCGCCGAGCTGGAGCGCATTATGGCGCTTGAGGGGCTGTCGCCAGACGTTTATGAGGTGGTCAGCAAGTCCCTGGCTTGA
- a CDS encoding DUF2797 domain-containing protein, which translates to MAFLSGEGSVSKLVGELEAPVRYSLPIGDQRLPLNECLGKTLRLQALGAIHCTHCGRKTKKSFSQGYCYPCFTKLAQCDSCIMSPEKCHYDQGTCREPAWGEQYCMTDHIVYLANSSGLKVGITRATQVPTRWIDQGASQALPILRVATRQQSGLVEDLLRQQVADKTNWRALLKGEPEPLDLLAERDRLLDNAQAGISELQQRFGLQAIQLLSNAEPLEISYPVLEYAAKPQSANLDKEPLLEGTLLGIKGQYLLLDTAVINIRKYTAYSLSVSVS; encoded by the coding sequence ATGGCGTTTCTCAGTGGTGAGGGCAGTGTCAGCAAGCTGGTTGGTGAGCTTGAGGCGCCGGTGCGCTACAGTCTGCCGATCGGCGATCAGCGTTTGCCTCTCAACGAATGCCTGGGCAAGACCCTGCGCCTGCAAGCGCTGGGCGCAATCCACTGCACCCATTGTGGGCGCAAGACCAAAAAAAGCTTTAGTCAGGGCTATTGCTACCCCTGTTTTACCAAGCTGGCGCAGTGCGACAGCTGCATCATGAGCCCGGAAAAATGTCATTACGACCAGGGCACCTGCCGCGAGCCGGCCTGGGGTGAGCAGTACTGCATGACTGATCACATCGTCTACCTGGCCAACTCTTCCGGGCTCAAGGTCGGCATCACCCGGGCAACCCAGGTGCCGACGCGCTGGATCGATCAGGGTGCCAGTCAGGCACTGCCGATTCTGCGCGTAGCCACGCGCCAGCAGTCCGGGCTGGTCGAGGACCTACTGCGTCAGCAGGTGGCGGACAAGACCAACTGGCGGGCGTTGCTCAAGGGTGAGCCCGAGCCGCTGGATCTATTGGCCGAGCGTGATCGCCTGCTGGACAACGCCCAAGCTGGCATCAGCGAGTTGCAGCAGCGCTTCGGTCTGCAGGCCATTCAGTTGCTGAGTAATGCCGAGCCTCTGGAGATCAGTTATCCGGTGCTGGAGTATGCCGCCAAACCGCAGTCAGCCAATCTCGACAAGGAGCCGCTGCTTGAAGGCACGCTGCTGGGCATCAAGGGCCAGTATCTGCTGCTCGACACCGCTGTCATCAATATTCGCAAGTACACGGCCTATAGTTTGTCGGTCAGTGTCAGTTGA
- a CDS encoding YeaC family protein, protein MTTFLDMLRSITPDVYASLKTAVEIGKWPDGRKLTQEQKELCLQAMIAWETDNLPEEERTGYMGPQGCKSQDKEIPNILFSTGSSTLH, encoded by the coding sequence ATGACCACCTTCCTCGACATGTTGCGCAGCATCACTCCCGACGTCTATGCGAGTCTCAAGACGGCCGTGGAAATCGGCAAATGGCCGGATGGGCGCAAGCTGACCCAGGAGCAGAAGGAGTTGTGCCTGCAGGCGATGATCGCCTGGGAAACCGACAACCTGCCCGAAGAAGAGCGTACCGGCTATATGGGGCCGCAGGGCTGCAAGTCGCAGGACAAGGAAATTCCCAATATCCTGTTTTCCACCGGCTCGAGCACTCTGCACTGA
- a CDS encoding DUF3015 domain-containing protein, producing MKRILLGSLLAAASLNAFATAPGGPGCGWGNMLFEGQSGLPSHLVASITNGTSGNATFGMTSGTNGCDTSGKLAYNGKSMLVLGSIMNELSEDMARGEGEALTTYAVILGVQPEDRAHFAAITSQHFNEIFSAADITAEQVHQATLNVLSNDAILAKYAEQA from the coding sequence ATGAAACGGATCTTGCTCGGTTCTCTCCTCGCTGCTGCCTCCCTCAATGCTTTTGCCACCGCTCCTGGCGGTCCTGGTTGTGGCTGGGGCAACATGCTGTTTGAAGGACAAAGCGGCCTGCCCTCGCACCTGGTAGCCTCAATTACCAACGGCACTTCGGGTAACGCCACCTTTGGCATGACCTCCGGCACCAACGGTTGCGATACCAGTGGCAAGCTGGCCTATAACGGCAAGTCGATGCTGGTCCTCGGCAGCATCATGAACGAGCTTTCAGAAGATATGGCTCGCGGTGAAGGCGAGGCGCTGACAACCTATGCCGTCATTCTTGGCGTTCAGCCAGAAGATCGCGCTCACTTCGCAGCCATCACCAGCCAGCACTTCAACGAGATTTTCTCTGCGGCCGACATCACCGCCGAGCAGGTGCATCAGGCCACCCTGAATGTGCTGAGCAATGACGCCATTCTGGCCAAGTACGCCGAGCAAGCCTAA
- a CDS encoding Lnb N-terminal periplasmic domain-containing protein: MPIRLLALLIGSLCITTSFAAPNIPTEHQHQLASQRFWLSLGHYAPGKLGGWRSYVNDTEFFLADNGDKSPLAELKATLSGLYADPALGDDHPQCRYPARTRWLRKQLTLENLPEPACTEYQTWYNDIDPHSTVLVFPDAYLNSPSSMFGHTLLRIDTPDTKDNGTTLLSYALNFGAMVDSMDNGILYAWRGLAGGYPGQFSLLPYRDKISEYSHLENRDLWEYHLNLTPAETQRMIEHVWELRQIRFDYYFFDENCSFRLLELLEIARPTLRLTEQFPLTAIPVDTVRAVREAGLITEVQYRPSRERELLERFELLSGPELDWVQLLAEDSNHLDADTFLNQPTERQALIQEAAYRWTRYQASGLERDPANAQRSLALLQAINRNPAPAQPAQMPTLPEQGHDSRTWHLGLGSHAHQHFAEYGLRMAYHDLIDNQAGFPLGAQIELGKLRVRQYEGNHWQLEELGLINIRSLTPRNRLLKPWSWQVAAGMERIPTDNDRRRLASYLSGGGGFTWQPFSNTSSYLLATLRTEYNPDTAAALNLASGFDAGVLWRNPLGNLHLNATADYFHHGEVRRRLALGQQWELGHNLGLRLSAEREFSHFSTPQNSLTLQLRWYHY, encoded by the coding sequence ATGCCTATACGCCTGCTAGCGTTGCTGATTGGCAGCCTGTGCATTACAACCAGTTTCGCAGCCCCGAATATCCCGACAGAACACCAGCATCAGTTAGCCTCGCAACGCTTCTGGTTGTCTCTTGGCCATTATGCACCCGGCAAACTGGGAGGCTGGCGCAGCTACGTAAACGACACCGAGTTCTTTCTGGCTGACAACGGCGACAAATCTCCTCTGGCCGAGCTGAAAGCAACCCTGAGCGGACTGTATGCTGACCCAGCGCTAGGCGATGATCACCCGCAATGCCGTTACCCGGCACGCACCCGCTGGCTGCGCAAGCAACTCACACTTGAGAACCTGCCCGAACCAGCCTGCACTGAATACCAGACCTGGTATAACGATATAGACCCCCACTCGACCGTACTGGTCTTTCCTGATGCCTATCTGAACAGCCCTTCTTCGATGTTCGGCCACACCCTGCTGCGGATCGACACACCGGACACCAAAGACAACGGCACCACCCTACTCAGCTACGCACTGAACTTTGGGGCCATGGTCGACAGCATGGACAACGGCATCTTGTACGCCTGGCGAGGCCTGGCCGGCGGCTACCCGGGCCAGTTCTCCCTGCTGCCCTATCGGGACAAGATCAGTGAGTACAGCCACCTGGAAAACCGGGATCTCTGGGAGTACCACCTGAACCTGACGCCAGCGGAAACCCAGCGCATGATTGAACATGTCTGGGAGCTGCGGCAAATCCGCTTCGACTACTATTTCTTCGACGAGAACTGCTCTTTCCGGCTGCTTGAACTGCTGGAAATTGCCCGCCCTACACTGCGTCTAACCGAACAGTTCCCGCTCACGGCCATTCCTGTTGACACGGTACGTGCCGTCAGGGAAGCCGGCCTGATCACTGAAGTGCAATACCGCCCCTCGCGTGAACGCGAGCTACTCGAGCGTTTTGAGCTGCTATCAGGCCCCGAGCTGGACTGGGTACAGCTTCTGGCCGAAGACAGCAATCACCTGGATGCCGATACCTTCCTCAACCAGCCCACAGAACGTCAGGCACTCATTCAGGAGGCAGCCTACCGCTGGACCCGTTACCAGGCCAGCGGCCTTGAACGCGATCCAGCCAATGCGCAACGCAGTCTGGCATTGTTGCAGGCGATAAACCGCAACCCGGCTCCGGCCCAGCCAGCCCAGATGCCAACACTGCCCGAACAGGGCCATGATTCACGCACCTGGCACCTGGGCCTGGGCAGCCACGCGCACCAGCACTTTGCCGAGTACGGCCTGCGCATGGCTTATCACGATCTGATAGACAACCAGGCGGGCTTTCCTTTGGGCGCCCAGATCGAACTGGGCAAGTTGAGAGTACGTCAATACGAAGGCAACCACTGGCAACTGGAAGAGCTTGGGTTGATCAACATCCGCTCGCTGACTCCGCGCAACCGACTGCTCAAGCCTTGGTCATGGCAGGTTGCCGCGGGGATGGAACGGATACCAACAGATAATGATCGACGCCGACTGGCAAGCTATCTCAGCGGTGGCGGCGGCTTTACCTGGCAGCCATTCAGCAATACGTCAAGCTACCTGCTGGCTACACTGAGAACAGAATACAACCCAGATACAGCTGCGGCTCTAAACCTTGCCAGCGGTTTTGATGCTGGCGTGCTCTGGCGCAACCCGCTCGGTAACCTGCACCTCAATGCCACCGCCGACTACTTCCACCATGGTGAAGTCAGACGCCGCCTGGCGCTCGGCCAGCAATGGGAGCTGGGTCACAATCTGGGGCTGCGACTGAGCGCCGAACGAGAGTTCAGCCACTTCAGCACCCCGCAAAACAGCCTGACCCTCCAGTTGCGCTGGTACCATTACTGA
- a CDS encoding globin, which yields MSVNDVVMQSYGRCCASTSFFDDFYQTFLASSAEIRDKFQNTDMPAQKQLLRQGILNLVLYARGLPPTKLKALAESHSRHRLNIEPHLYELWLDALLKTIDAHDRDSDRTVLRAWEQVLSKGIEVIKTGY from the coding sequence ATGTCTGTCAATGATGTGGTAATGCAGAGCTATGGCCGCTGCTGCGCGTCGACCAGCTTTTTTGATGACTTCTACCAGACTTTTCTCGCCAGTTCCGCTGAAATCCGCGACAAGTTCCAGAATACCGATATGCCGGCCCAGAAGCAGTTGCTGCGTCAGGGCATTCTGAATCTGGTGCTGTATGCCCGGGGCCTGCCGCCGACCAAACTCAAGGCCTTGGCCGAATCCCACTCGCGTCACCGGTTGAATATCGAACCGCATTTATATGAGCTGTGGCTGGATGCACTGCTCAAGACCATCGACGCGCACGACCGCGATAGTGACCGCACGGTCCTGCGGGCCTGGGAGCAGGTACTGAGCAAGGGGATTGAGGTGATAAAAACAGGCTACTGA
- a CDS encoding rhomboid family intramembrane serine protease, with product MIRALQCPLDEDLSQLARFLRSRGVVHRISEEGGRQVVWTVDEADAQIVQTLYASGVPAIDEPERPVQPETTPWQHSLRHIPLTMAVLLVTAVVAAITRLGSDPTTVVLFTLVPLGADGYLLEQPDMSQWWRLITPIFLHFGVLHLAFNALWYWELGRRIEMRSGSLWLLGLTLLFALVSNVSQWLIGGSVLFGGLSGVLYGVLGYCWLYQWIAPNVHFDLPKGVVILMLVWLVLCLTGLVTLLGFGAIANTAHVSGLLIGCATGALAGALSRHRGAQ from the coding sequence ATGATCCGTGCTTTGCAATGCCCTCTCGATGAAGACTTGAGCCAGTTGGCGCGCTTTCTGCGCAGCCGCGGCGTAGTGCATCGGATCAGCGAAGAGGGTGGGCGTCAGGTGGTATGGACGGTGGACGAGGCAGACGCCCAGATCGTGCAGACGCTGTATGCCTCTGGTGTGCCGGCGATTGATGAGCCTGAGCGACCTGTGCAACCCGAGACCACCCCCTGGCAACACTCGCTCAGGCATATTCCCCTGACCATGGCGGTGCTGCTGGTCACCGCAGTAGTCGCCGCCATTACCCGGTTGGGTAGTGACCCCACGACCGTGGTGCTGTTTACCCTGGTGCCTCTGGGCGCAGATGGCTACTTGCTCGAACAGCCGGATATGAGCCAGTGGTGGCGGCTGATCACGCCGATCTTTTTGCATTTCGGTGTGCTGCACCTGGCGTTCAATGCGCTCTGGTACTGGGAGCTGGGGCGGCGCATCGAGATGCGTTCAGGTAGTCTCTGGCTGCTGGGCTTGACACTGTTGTTTGCCCTGGTATCGAACGTCAGTCAGTGGTTGATCGGCGGCTCGGTGCTGTTCGGCGGCTTGTCAGGCGTGCTGTACGGGGTGCTGGGCTATTGCTGGCTGTACCAGTGGATTGCGCCAAACGTGCACTTCGACCTGCCCAAGGGCGTGGTGATTCTGATGCTGGTCTGGCTGGTGCTATGTCTGACCGGCTTGGTGACTTTGCTGGGGTTTGGCGCGATCGCCAATACCGCGCATGTCAGTGGTTTGCTGATTGGCTGTGCCACCGGAGCGCTGGCGGGAGCGTTATCCAGGCATAGAGGCGCCCAGTGA